From the genome of candidate division KSB1 bacterium:
CTGGCTGGTGCCCGCCATGCTGTTGCAAACCTTTCTGCACACTGGCCTGTTCATTACGGCGCATGATGCCATGCACGGCACCCTCAGCCGGCACAAGCGCTGGAACGATTTCGCCGGCAGTGTGTGCGTGCTGCTGTATGCGCTGTTCTCTTTCCAGCGGCTGCGCCGCGAGCATCAAAAACATCATGCGCAACCGGCAAGTGTGCAGGATCCGGATTTTCACGACGGCGAACACGCCGGTTTCTGGCGCTGGTACGGCCATTTTATGCTGACCTATGTGACCTGGCGGCAGCTTCTTGGCATGGCGCTGGTTTTCAATCTCCTGCATCACGCGCTGCACCTCGCGCTGGTGAACCTTCTGCTGGGCTGGATTTTCCCGGCGCTGCTCAGCACGCTGCAGCTTTTCTATTTCGGCACCTACCTGCCCCATCGCGAACCGGCAGGCGGTTACGACAATCGCCATCGCACGCGCAGCAATGCCTTCGGGCCGTTCTGGTCGTTTCTCTCCTGCTATCATTTTGGCTATCATCTCGAACATCATGAATTTCCATTCGTGCCCTGGTGGCGGCTGCCCTTCGTGCGCCGCCAGCAGATGCGCCGCGGCAATTGAAGATTCCGCCGGCCTGTGCCCCGCCGGCAGATTCTGCTGATGGTGCCTGCGGCCGCACTGCCGTTTCATTTCACCCGCAATGCAGAGCTTGCCCGTCGATGTCTGTTCCCGATCTCCGCGTCTCGGCCTGCAACACGGCCCCGCCCAATCCCCATGCTGATTACGTGCTGTATTGGATGATTGCCAACCGCCGCACGCAATGGAATTTCAGCCTGCAGCGCGCGGTCGATTATGTGGTGCAGTGGCACAAGCCGCTGCTCGTGCTGGAAGCCCTGCGCTGTGACTATCCCTGGGCCAGTGAGCGGTTTCATCGCTTCGTGATTGAAGGCATGCACGAAAATGCCGGCCGCCTGGGCCGGACCCCGGCATTTTACTATCCCTATGTGGAACCCGAGCCGGGTGCCGGCAAAGGTTTGCTGGCAGCACTGGCGGCGCGCGCCTGCGTGGTAGTTACCGATGATTTTCCCGCCTTCATGCTGCCGCGTATGATCGCCGCCGCCGCCCGGCAGGTGCCCGTGCGGATGGAGAAAGTCGATTCCAACGGCCTGTGGCCGATGCGCGCCACTGATCAGGTTTTCCCAACGGCCTATGCCTTTCGTCGTTTCCTGCAAAAGCATTTGCATGCCCATTTGCTTGCCCTGCCGCTGGCGGATCCTTTGCAAGGCCTGAAACTGCCGAGACTCGGCGCTCTGCCCGGGGAAATTTTGCAGCGCTGGCCACCCGCCGAAGTGACACGGCTCCTCGAGAATCCTGCCGCCCTGGCAAAATTGCCAATCGATCATCGTGTCGCCGCCGTGCCCACCCGCGGTGGCAGCACGGCAGGCCGCGAGAAGCTGCAGACATTTCTCGAACGGCGGCTGGCGCGCTATGCGGAGGAACGCAATCAACCGGAGCAGGAGGTGACCAGCGGCCTGTCCCCGTATTTGCATTTTGGCCATCTCAGCGTGCATGAGGTCTTCACGGAACTGATGCAACGCGAGCAATGGTCGCCGGCGCTCTTGCCGCCCCGCGGCAACGGGGCCAAGGCCGGCTGGTGGGGGGTGCGGCCGGCCGCCGAGGCTTTTCTCGATGAATTGATCACCTGGCGCGAACTGGGATACAACTTTTGCTGCCTGCGCGAAGACTACGATCAATATGAATCCCTGCCGGCATGGGCGCGGGCCTCGCTCGACCGGCACGCCCGCGACCGGCGCAGTTATATTTACTCTCTTGCCCAATTTGAACAGGCCGCGACTCATGATCCGCTGTGGAATGCGGCACAGCGGCAGCTCGTCACCGAGGGCCGCATTCACAACTATCTGCGCATGCTCTGGGGCAAAAAGATCCTGGAGTGGAGCCGCGATCCGCGGGAGGCGCTGGCGATCATGATCGAGTTGAACAACAAATATGCCTTGGACGGCCGCAATCCCAATTCTTATTCCGGCATCTTCTGGGTGTTGGGCCGCTATGACCGGCCGTGGGGCCCGGAACGGCCGATCTTTGGTGTCATTCGTTACATGAGTTCCGAAAACACCACCCGCAAAGTGCGTGTGCGTGAGTATATCCAGCGGTATACCGGCAACCCGCCCGCGCTGTTCGAGTGATTCCTGCGACAAGGAGAATGCACCATGCCCCTCTCCAAAAAGGTTTTCATCACGCCTTCGTTTTGGAAGCTGGTTTGGCACCTGCCCAAATTGCTCCGCCCGGTGCTGCGCCTCATGCGTGACCGGCGCGTGCCGCTGCCCGGCAAGCTTGCCGTCGTGGCGGCGTGCGCCTATGTGGTTTCCCCGGTCGATTTGCTGCCTGATTTCGTGCTGCCACCTTTGGGCCTGAGCGATGATTTCGCCATCCTGCTGGCAGCCCTCCGCTTTCTGTTCAAACTGACTCCACCCCAGGTTCTTCAGGAGCATCTTGGTGAGCTCGATTTGCACGCGATCAGCTAAAACGAAATGGCGCGGCCGTGGCTGCCGGCATACCGCGCCGAATGAGGCGCGCACACCAGCGGCGATTTTGCTCGTGTTGATTTCGCTGTGGCATGTCGCGGAGGCGCCGGCGCAGACGCTGCGGCTCGAGGTGGTTTATCCCCGGGAGGAGCTGACCATCACCGCGCGGGATTCGACGTTTGTGTTCGGCAACTATCAGCCGCCCTCGGCGAAAATCCGGATCAATGGCGTGCCCGCCAGGCAATACCCCAATCAAACCTACATGGCCATGGTGCCGGTCAAACCCGGCAAATTCGTGTTTCGTGCCGTGGCGATTGACACCCTGCCGGCAAGCGGCAGCGTTGATTCGGCTGTGGTCGAACGGCGGGTTTACATTCCTGCTTATCTCGCGACCTCGCCGGCGGCGCCTCTGCAGTTTGACACCAGCTATGTTTATCCCAAAGTCGATCTCGCCATGCGAGCCGGTGAGGTGCTGGGTGTGGCGGTGAAAGCTTCGCCCCGCTGCCGCGCAACCTTCTCCATCGCCGGCGTGGCGCAAGACCTGCCCATGGCGGAACAACGGCCGCGCCGGCAATTTGACTGGGGTGAGGCGGTGTTTGGCCGTGCCCGGCCGCCCAACACACCCGAGGTGATGGGCATCTACACCGGCGTTTACACCTTGCGTGACAGTGATTCCCTGCACAACGCGAGCATTCACTTCCAACTCAGCAACGATCAGGGCGATACGATCACCCTGACGGCGCCCGGGCGCCTGAGCCTGTGGTCCGACGCCATCCCAGAGGTGGCCAGCCTGACCGAAGAATTGACCATCGGCCGCACCGGACCGGGCAATGGCTACCTGCTTTTCCTGCCGCAGGAGGTTAAATTGCGTCTCACCGGCAGGGAGGGCGGATTTTATCGCGCGCGCCTCACTGACGACGAGTCGGTTTGGGTTCCGGTGGCCAATTGCCAGCTCCTGCCCGCCGGCACGCTGCCGCCGCGCACCACCGTGCAGGTTGCCCGCACGCAGAGTTTTGCCGACCGCACACGCGTCACTATTTTCATGGAGGAACGCCTGCCTTTTCGCATCGAACAGCGCACCCAGCCACAGCGCCTGGAGGTGATTTTGTTCGGTGCCACGGCCGATACCGACTGGATCCGCCATGATTACGGTGATCCCCTGATCGGTGAAATTCGCTGGTCGCAGGATCAGGACGAGAAATACCGGCTCAGCATCGCGCTCAATCAAAAGCAACAATGGGGTTATGCCGTCGGCTATGACGGCACGAATCTCGTGCTCGACATCAAAAAGACCCCGAAACTTGCGCCGCCGCCCCACAGCCCGCTGCACGGTTTGTGGATTTGTGTGGATCCCGGCCACGGCCCGGATTTGGGCGCGATCGGCCCCACCGGGTTTTGCGAGAAGGATGCCACCTTCCTGCTGGCGGAGGAACTGCGGGCGCAACTCGAGCGCCGCGGGGCCAGGGTGATCCTGACGCGCACCGTTGCCGAAGAGGGCATGACGCTGGCGGCGCGGCGCAAGTTCGCCGACGTCAGCAATGCCGATTTGTTCATCAGCCTGCATTACAACGCCCTGCCCGACGGCGTGAATCCGTTTCTCAATCGCGGCTCCAGCGCGTTTTATTATCATCCGCAAAGTTACGAGCTGGCAAATAAAATTTTGCGCATGTTGCTTCAGAAGCTAAAACTTCCTAATTTTGGCCTGTTTTACGACAATCTCGCGGTGTGCCGCGTCACCAACATGCCGGCCGTGCTGATCGAGCCGGCGTTTCTCATGCACCCGGAGGAGGAGAAACTGATTCTGTCGCCGCGCTTTCGTGAGCAAACCGCGGCGGCCATCGTCGCCGGCATGGAAGCCTTCGTGCGGGCTGCGCGTGAATGATGCTGCCCCGGCCGCCGGGCCATGCCTGTGGGAACCCTGTTGCAACCGCTCAGGCAGGAATGTATTTGGACTATGCTTATTGCCCGAAATGTGCGGGCCATCTCGAAAAGCGCGCGCTCGATGGCCGTGAGCGCCAGCTATGCTCCCGCTGCGGGTTCATCTTGTACCACAATCCCATTCCCGCCGTTGCCGTGATCGTGCAGCAGGATGATGAGGTTCTGTTGGTGCAACGCGCCGTCGCGCCGCGCGCCGGTGATTGGTGTCTGCCGGCGGGCTTCATGGAGTGGGAGGAGGGGCCGGAGCAGACAGCGCAGCGGGAAGCGCGGGAGGAAACCAATCTCGACATCCGGGTACAGCAGCTTTACGGTGTTTTCCCGGCCAGCGACTATCCCGCCAATCGCATCGTCCTGATCGTCTATCGTGCGGCGATCGTGGGTGGCGAGCTGCGGCCCGGTGATGACGCGCGCGACGCGCGTTTTTTCAAACTGACGGAATTGCCCGAAAATGTGGCCTTCCGTGTGCATCGTCAGATTCTGGCAGCGCTCCAGGAAGAGCGGTTTGCGTCTCTGCCCAAGCAGGATCCGTGATGAAGTGCAGAATACGAATACTTTGTGTGCTGCTGGCCGCTGCAACGCTGAGCGGTAGTTGTCGCTCGGCGCCGGAGTCGCAGCCGACGCCCGCAGCGAGGGTTGGGATGAGCGGCGAAAAAGGTGCGCAAAAAGTCTATCTCGATGAAATGCCCCGGCTGTTTACCACTGCTGCCGGCCGTCAACTCTTGATTCCCGTGACTGGTAGTTTGCCCAATCCGGCCTATCGACTGGACACTCTGCGCGTGGAGCAGCATGACGCTGTGATCGAAATCACGCCGCTGGCGCATTACAATGACAGCCTGATGGTCACGCAAGTCCTGGTGCCCTTTTCCAAAACCGTTGCGGTCGGCCCATTGCAACGGGGTGAATACCAATTACGCTTCCACAGCCGTGCTGGAGTGCAGGAGGCCAGGATCATCGTCGAGTGAGGGGCATGGCAATAAATTGCGACGGTCGCGCAACGTCCGTCCCGCTGCGGAACCGGGGTTTGGGGAAGATGATGAGCTTGCAGGTTAATCCCGGCTGCGCCGGTTTGTAGCGCAGACCTCCTGCCGGCGTTGCTGTGCAGAGAGAATTTCTGCGGTGCAACATTTCAACAGTCGTGCCGGAGTTGATGCCTCCTCCACGCCGGTCCGGCTGCTGCGGAAACGTTTTCAAAAGTGCGCGCTTTCGGCGTGATACGCAGCATGCCGAATTTGCCGGCAGATCAGACTCGAACCTCGCGCGGTGGCGACACATGACGGGTTTCTACTATCATCCGGATTTTCTGCTGCACGACACCGGTGGCGGCCATCCGGAGCGGCCGGCGCGTCTGACTGCGATCATGCAACATCTGGAGGCCACCGGCCTGCTCAGCCGGCTGCACCGCCAACAGCCGGAACCCGCGCCGCTGGCCGCAATCGCGACGGTGCATCCAGCCGGCTACGTGGCGTGGGTGCAACAGAGCTGCGGGCCACGGCTGCACCTGCTCGATTCCGACACTGTGGTCTCGCAGCATTCCTTCCATGCGGCACAACTGGCGGTCGGTGCCGCCCTCGAGGCCGTCGCGCAAGTCAGCGCGGGCAGGCTGCACAATGCCTTCTGTGCAGTGCGGCCGCCGGGCCATCATGCCGAAACGAGCACGGCGATGGGTTTTTGCCTGTTCAACAACGTGGCCACTGCCGCGGATTGGCTGATTCGAAACCGGCGCGCCGAAAAAATCCTGATCATCGATTGGGACGTGCATCACGGCAACGGCACCCAGGAAATTTTCTATGAACGCGGTGATGTTTACTTTTTGAGCTTTCATGAGTGGCCGCTTTATCCCGGTACCGGCCGGGAGGATGAAACCGGCGCGGGCGCCGGCCGCGGCTGCACCCGCAACGTTACCATAGCGCCTTACACCCCCGAGGCCGACTATCTCGAACGCTTTTTTGCCGTGGTGCCGGAAGTGTACGAGCATTTCAAACCCGATTTTGTGCTGCTTTCCGCCGGTTTCGATGCCCATCACCAGGACCCGCTGGCACATCTCCGCTTGACGGAAAGCGGTTTCGGCCGCATGACCGGGCTGGTGCTGGAGCTGGCGCAAACTTATGCCGCCGGCCGCGTTGTTTCCCTGCTGGAGGGCGGCTATGATCGCAACGGGCTGGCGCATTCCGTGGCTGCGCATCTGGAGAAAATGCTGGCAGCGGCGCGTTGAGAGAGCCGGCGTGTGCCGCCTTTCGTCCTCCGGCTGCAACTCTTCCGAGGCCGGAGATACATTCACCCGGCGGGCGCAGAATCGCGCCCGTATCTGTTGTTTGACCGGACGATGATCACAAAACGTCTCGTGCGAGACGGAGTGGGTGCAGGCCATGAGCAGCAAGGGCTGGCAAGACCAATGCGCGAGCGATGATTCCTTCCTGCCGCTGCGGCGGCGCATGGTGACGCAGCAGCTCGAACGTCGTGGCATCCGTGATGCGCGTGTACTCGAAGCCATGCGCAGTGTGCCCCGTCATCTCTTCGTGCCGGAGCGCTACCACGCCCTGGCATATGATGACAGCCCGATCGCGATCGGCTTCGGCCAGACCGTCTCCCAGCCTTACATCGTCGCCTATATGCTGGAAGCGCTGAAGCTGATCGGCATCGAAAAAGTGCTGGAGATTGGCACCGGTTCGGGTTATGAAGCCGCGCTGCTGTCACACTTGTGCGAGGAAGTATATTCCGTCGAAATCATACCGGAGCTGGCGGCGCGTGCCGCCAAAACGCTGGCGGAACTCAACTACACCAACGTGCATGTGCGGTGCACCGATGGCTACAAGGGCTGGCCGGAGGCGGCGCCCTTCGACCGCATCATTCTCTCCGCCGCGCCCACGCACGTCCCCGAACGGCTGGTGGAACAACTCGCGCCCGGCGGCATCATGATTCTGCCGCTGGGTGATCTCGATCAACATCTCGTGCATTTGACCAAAACTGCCGCGGGCAACATCGAGCGCACACAATCCCTGCCGGTGAAATTCGTGCCGATGACCGGGCTTTCCGCGGCCATGAATTGAGCTCTCACCTGCTTGCGATCCCATGCCGGCACCCTCCCCCCGCAAAACCAAACAGGTGCTCACCGAGCGCGACGTCCTGCAGGCCTGGCGGCAGCGCCAGCATCAAATCATCGTGCCTGCCGGTGTGATCATCACGCCTGCGGCGCGCGATGCGGCCCGGACGCGCGGCATGCAATTCGTTGATGCCACCGCCGCCACTCCGCAGCCGGCAGCGGCACCCCCGCCCCCGGCAAGCCCGCTGCTGGTCATCATTGGCTCGGATCATGCCGGCTATCAACTCAAAGAGCAAATCAAAACGCTGTTGCGCGAACTGGGGTACCACCACGAGGATGTGGGCACCTTCAGCGAAGCGCCGGTTGACTATCCCGACATCGCCGAACTGGTGGCGCAAAAAGTGGCGGCCAGACCGGAGCGGCGTGGCATCATCATTGACGGCGCCGGCATCGGCTCGGCCATCGCGGCCAACAAAGTACCCGGCGCGCGTGCCGCCGCCTGCTTTGATCTTTACACCACCCGCAACAGCCGCGAGCACAACAACACCAACGTCTTGTGTCTGGGCAGCCGCAATCTCGGAATTGACATTGCCAAAGAGATCGTCAAAGTCTGGCTGGCCACCGGTTTCGGTGGCGGCCGCCATCTGCGCCGGATCGAAAAGATAACCAGCCTGGAGCAGAAATACGGCCGCACGGCCTGAAACCTGTGGTCTGCTGTTTCGTTTAAGCTGGCGGCCATGGCGGGACGATTCGCATGCCGGCCGTCCCGTGCCTCAACAACAGCAACTTTGAACGACTCAGTTTGTTTTCATGAATCAACCATTCCAAACCCCGCAGCCCTCCGCGCCACCTGCGGGCGGACCTCGCCGCCTGTATCGTTCGCTGAGCGACCGCCGCATTGCCGGTTTGTGCGGTGGCATTGCAGAATACCTTGGCATCGATACCCTGCTGGTGCGCATCCTCTTTTTGCTCACCGGCATCCTGGGTTTCGGCGTGGTGCTCTACATCCTGGGCTGGATCATCATCCCCGACAACCCCGCCGGCCTGACCGTGACCCCGCGTCCGCCCTCGGCCAATGCCCGCTACTTCTGGGGAATGGTTCTCATCCTGTTGGGGGTGGTGTTCCTGGCGGAAGCCAATGACTGGGACTGGCTGGTGCCCTGGCGCTGGCGTCTTTACTGGCCGGACTGGTTGAGTTGGGGGGTGATGTTCTCTGTGTTGCTGATCGGGTTGGGACTGCTGATGATTTACCGCAGCTTCACCACCCCCCCGGCAATCTCTGCGACCACAACTTTTCCCGCGTTTCAGACTGCGTCTTCAGGAGGGCCTGTGATGAATTCCAAACGATTGACCCGTTCCGTCAAGGAACGCATGGTGGGAGGGGTGTGCGGCGGTTTAGCCGAGTATTTCAATATTGATCCCTCATTGGTGCGCATCCTGTGGGTCATCATGACTTTTGTCAGCGGCTTCTTTTTCGGCATCGTGATCTACATCATCATGATGGTGGTCGTGCCCGAGCAACGGCTGGATTCGAGCGAGTCCAGTGCGACCAGGAGTCCGGGCTGATACCGGCGCCGTCCTTCGGCCTTCGCCGTGGGCTCGGCTGTGGATGATTCTCCCGCCACGGCATTGCACACTGTGTAATTCCAACTGGTGACTCGAGGAGAGAAGAGGATGGCAGCGCCGCGTCGTTCATTTTTGCCCGGCATTATTCTGATTCTGATCGGCTTGTTTCTCCTGGGCGATCGCCTCAATCTGCCCTGGCCCGGTTTTGATGTCATCTATCCGGTTCTGTTCATCATCTTCGGTCTGGCGGGCGCAGCCCGCATACGCCTCGGCGATCAAAGCCGGCAGGGCGTTTTCAGCGCTTTCTTCTGGTTGACGCTGGGTCTCTTTTTCCTGCTGCGCAATCTCGATTACATTCCCTATCGTCCCTGGCCCTGGGAGATCGTCGTGACGGCCATCGGCATGGGTTTCCTGGGCAGGTTCCTGTTCCGGCCCAGTGAGTGGGGCACGCTGGTGCCTGCTGCCGCGTTCCTCTTTTTGGGCGGCGGCGCTCTGCTGGATTATTATGAAGTGGTATATTTCCCCTTCTGTAATCTGCAACGCTACTGGCCGGTTCTCCTGATTGCCATCGGTGTTGGCCTGGTCATCAACGGTGTGCGCAAGGCGGCGTAACCCGCGTGCCTCCTGCTCTCCGCCGGTCGTGCCCGCGACATTCGATTTGACATTCAAAGCCTCATTCCCTACCTTCCTGTCCGCTTCTGTCTCCGGAATTTCGAGGAATTGGTCAACGCCTCACTGTTCAAACGCAGGGAATCGCACGCATGATGGCAGCCAGCAAACCGGGCCGGAAAGCCAAACGCACCTCTTCCCGTTTCACCCCCGAAGAAGTTCTGCAGGACTATCGCCTCGCCTGTCTGAGCCGGCAGGTCAGTCTGATCAGCCGGAAGGAAGTGATGGGAGGCAAGGCCAAGTTCGGCATTTTCGGCGATGGCAAGGAAGTGGCGCAACTGGCGATGGCCAGAGTTTTCCAGAAGGGTGACTTTCGCGCGGGCTACTACCGCGACCAGACTTTCATGTTTGCCACCGGCATGTGCAGCCTGCGCGAGTATTTCGCCCAGCTTTATGCGCATGCCGATGTTGAGGCGGAGCCGAACAGTGCCGGCCGCGCCATGAACGCCCACTTCGCCACCCGCAGCCTGGAGAGCGACGGTCGCTGGAAAAATTTGATGGCGATGCCCAACTCCTCCGCCGATGTCTCGCCCACCGGCGCGCAAATGCCGCGGCTCGTGGGCCTCGCCCAGGCCTCCCGGCTCTATCGCGAACTGCAAGAGCTGAAACAATTTTCGACCTTTTCCCACAACGGCAACGAAATTGCCTTCGGCACGATTGGAAACGCCACCTGCGCCGAGGGCATTTTTTGGGAATCGCTCAACGCCATTGGCGTGTTGCAGGTGCCGGCGATCATCTCGATTTGGGATGATGAATACGGCATTTCCGTGCCCAACAAACATCAAATCACCAAGGCCAATCTCTCGGAATTGCTGCAGGGCTTTCAGCGCCGCCGCGGCACGCGCAACGGTTTCGATTTGTACTCGGTGCGCGGCTGGGATTATCCGGGCTTGCGCGAGGTCTACGCGCGCGCCACGGCCATCGTGCGCCGTGAGCATGTGCCCGCCATCATTCATGTGACGGAATTGACCCAGCCCCAGGGCCATTCCACTTCCGGCAGCCATGAACGCTACAAATCCCGCGAACGGCTGGCCTGGGAACAGGAGTTCGACTGCCTGCGCAAGATGCGTGAGTGGATGCTGCAGGAACGCCTCGCCAGCGCGGAGCAACTGGACCGCCTGGAAGCGGAATGCCAGCGCCTGGTGGTCGCGGCGCGTGATGAGGCCTGGCAGGCTTATCTTGCGCCGATTCTGGCGGAGCAGAAGACAGTCGCCGACATGATCGAGGCCCTGGCCCAACAATCTCCGCAAGCCGAGAAGTTGCGCAGGTGCCGCGCGGCGCTTTTGGCCAATCCCCAGCCGCTGCGTCGCGACTTGATGACAACAGCCGCCGAGGTGCTGCTGCTCACCCGCGGAGAGGACGTCCCGGCACGCGCCCGGCTCGCGCACTGGCGGCGCAGCTTCGACCAGGCCACGCAGGAACGCTACAGCTCTCATCTCTACAACCCCACCGCCAGCTCCGCGCTGCAGGTGCGGGAAATCAAACCCGTCTATCCGGCCAAGCCGGTGCTGGTGAATGGTTTCGAGATTTTGAATGCCTGTTTCGATGCGGCGCTGGCGCGTGATCCGCGGGTGCTGGCCTTCGGCGAAGACGTCGGCCGGCTGGGCGATGTCAATCAGGGCTTCCGCGGCTTGCAGGAAAAATACGGCGAATGGCGCGTCGCCGACACCGGCATCCGCGAGTGCACCATCATCGGCCAGGCCATTGGGCTGGCCATGCGTGGTCTGCGGCCGATTGCCGAGATTCAATATCTCGACTACCTGCTTTACGCTCTGCAAATTCTCTCCGATGATCTCGCCACTCTGCTGTGGCGGACGAAAGGCGGGCAAAAGGCACCGGTCATCGTGCGCACACGCGGCCACCGCCTGGAAGGCATCTGGCATTCCGGTTCACTGATGGCCGGTATCATTCACCTGGTGCGCGGTCTGCATGTGCTCGTGCCGCGCAACATGACGCAGGCCGCGGGATTCTACAACACCCTGCTGCAAGCCGACGATCCCGCGATTCTGGTGGAAGTGTTGAATGGCTACCGTTTGAAGGAGATGCTGCCGGAGAACATCGGGGAATTCACGCTCCCGCTCGGTGTGCCGGAGATTCTGCGGGCGGGCAGTGATCTCACCATCGTCACCTATGGCGCCTGTTGCCGGCTGGTGTTGGAAGCTGCGGAACGGCTGCACGCCGTCAATGTCGAAGCCGAGGTGATCGACGTGCGCTCGCTGCTGCCGTTCGATCTGCCCGGCATGATCGGCGCCTCGCTGCAAAAGACCAATCGCATTCTCTTCGTCGATGAAGATGTCCCGGGCGGCACCACCGCCTACATGCTGCAGGAAGTGCTGGAACGCCAGGGTGGTTACCGCTGGCTGGATTCGCCGCCGCGCACACTGCCGGGCCAGCCGCATCGTCCCGCCTACGGCTCGGACGGTGATTACTGGTCGAAGCCCAATGTCGAAACGATTTTTGCCGCCGCGTATGCTTTGATGCACGAGGCGGATCCGCGGCGCTATCCCGCGATTTTTTGACAGGGGTGCCGGCCGGCAGGAGCCCGCCAGCGCGAGCACGGCTTTGTTTCCCAACCAGCAAAATGCCATTCCGCCGCAGCGCCTCCGCGAGGCTGCGCCCGGGCAGGGACCGGCGGATTTCATTGCGAGGGCGAGAGTCCCTGCGTGAGCTGGGTGATGCGCTCCTGGAACATGTGTTCGGGCATGCGGCAGGGCAGCCCACCCTCCTGCAGGTCACACCTTCCCCACAACAAACACTCAATTGAACAAATTCGGCTGCCGTCCTCGGGCTTGTCCTGCAGATCGAGCAGCGGCAGGATGGCGCGCACGCCGCGGCTCTGATACTTGGCCGGCGCGCCGAGCAAATGGCGTTGCACCATGCGCCGGAAACGGCCATGATTTTCGGATTGCGCCGGCAGCAGCTCCTCCGGCCGGCGCAGGCGCACTGCCCGCTGCAGGCGGGAGTCATCGTTCAGATAACCCCAAAACTCCAGCCGCAGGCGCAGCAGATCCTGCGTGGCAATTTGCAGCGACAACCCCTCCCGGATTTCGCGATAATCGTGCACGCAATTGAGAATCAATTTGGGTGAGAGCGCATTGATGATCCGGAAAAAGCGCAGCGCGTCGCGCACGCTGTGCTCGCGCAGACTGCGCCCGATTGCGGTGAGCAGGCGCTGATCCTGCAGATGGGTGGGATCCCGGGAACGGTCGAGCAGCGCCAGCACTTTGGGCGAATCCTGAAAAGAGCGGCGCAGCAGGCGAAAGACGGCAACTTTGAGAAAGTTGTAACATTCCTGAATCGAGGTCGGCTCGGGCGTGGCGACCACGATCTGGACGTCGCCGGCGTTGAACAAATCCACCTCATTGAAAGACGAACCGGCGCCGATGTCGACGATCACGAAATCCGCGGGGAGCTGGCGCAGATGACGGATGATTTTGAGCTTTTCGTTGTATTCGAGGTTGGCGAAACCGGCGCTGCCAGCCGCGCCGCAGATCAATTGCACGCCCGGTAGTGGCGAGTCAAGCAGAATGT
Proteins encoded in this window:
- a CDS encoding fatty acid desaturase, translated to MHPYVTQSSRGLLFGGAIMALWFGNLTMLLTQPVVAGAWLWLVPAMLLQTFLHTGLFITAHDAMHGTLSRHKRWNDFAGSVCVLLYALFSFQRLRREHQKHHAQPASVQDPDFHDGEHAGFWRWYGHFMLTYVTWRQLLGMALVFNLLHHALHLALVNLLLGWIFPALLSTLQLFYFGTYLPHREPAGGYDNRHRTRSNAFGPFWSFLSCYHFGYHLEHHEFPFVPWWRLPFVRRQQMRRGN
- a CDS encoding deoxyribodipyrimidine photolyase, translating into MSVPDLRVSACNTAPPNPHADYVLYWMIANRRTQWNFSLQRAVDYVVQWHKPLLVLEALRCDYPWASERFHRFVIEGMHENAGRLGRTPAFYYPYVEPEPGAGKGLLAALAARACVVVTDDFPAFMLPRMIAAAARQVPVRMEKVDSNGLWPMRATDQVFPTAYAFRRFLQKHLHAHLLALPLADPLQGLKLPRLGALPGEILQRWPPAEVTRLLENPAALAKLPIDHRVAAVPTRGGSTAGREKLQTFLERRLARYAEERNQPEQEVTSGLSPYLHFGHLSVHEVFTELMQREQWSPALLPPRGNGAKAGWWGVRPAAEAFLDELITWRELGYNFCCLREDYDQYESLPAWARASLDRHARDRRSYIYSLAQFEQAATHDPLWNAAQRQLVTEGRIHNYLRMLWGKKILEWSRDPREALAIMIELNNKYALDGRNPNSYSGIFWVLGRYDRPWGPERPIFGVIRYMSSENTTRKVRVREYIQRYTGNPPALFE
- a CDS encoding DUF1232 domain-containing protein; the protein is MPLSKKVFITPSFWKLVWHLPKLLRPVLRLMRDRRVPLPGKLAVVAACAYVVSPVDLLPDFVLPPLGLSDDFAILLAALRFLFKLTPPQVLQEHLGELDLHAIS
- a CDS encoding N-acetylmuramoyl-L-alanine amidase, giving the protein MLISLWHVAEAPAQTLRLEVVYPREELTITARDSTFVFGNYQPPSAKIRINGVPARQYPNQTYMAMVPVKPGKFVFRAVAIDTLPASGSVDSAVVERRVYIPAYLATSPAAPLQFDTSYVYPKVDLAMRAGEVLGVAVKASPRCRATFSIAGVAQDLPMAEQRPRRQFDWGEAVFGRARPPNTPEVMGIYTGVYTLRDSDSLHNASIHFQLSNDQGDTITLTAPGRLSLWSDAIPEVASLTEELTIGRTGPGNGYLLFLPQEVKLRLTGREGGFYRARLTDDESVWVPVANCQLLPAGTLPPRTTVQVARTQSFADRTRVTIFMEERLPFRIEQRTQPQRLEVILFGATADTDWIRHDYGDPLIGEIRWSQDQDEKYRLSIALNQKQQWGYAVGYDGTNLVLDIKKTPKLAPPPHSPLHGLWICVDPGHGPDLGAIGPTGFCEKDATFLLAEELRAQLERRGARVILTRTVAEEGMTLAARRKFADVSNADLFISLHYNALPDGVNPFLNRGSSAFYYHPQSYELANKILRMLLQKLKLPNFGLFYDNLAVCRVTNMPAVLIEPAFLMHPEEEKLILSPRFREQTAAAIVAGMEAFVRAARE
- a CDS encoding NUDIX hydrolase, whose translation is MYLDYAYCPKCAGHLEKRALDGRERQLCSRCGFILYHNPIPAVAVIVQQDDEVLLVQRAVAPRAGDWCLPAGFMEWEEGPEQTAQREAREETNLDIRVQQLYGVFPASDYPANRIVLIVYRAAIVGGELRPGDDARDARFFKLTELPENVAFRVHRQILAALQEERFASLPKQDP
- a CDS encoding histone deacetylase; this translates as MTGFYYHPDFLLHDTGGGHPERPARLTAIMQHLEATGLLSRLHRQQPEPAPLAAIATVHPAGYVAWVQQSCGPRLHLLDSDTVVSQHSFHAAQLAVGAALEAVAQVSAGRLHNAFCAVRPPGHHAETSTAMGFCLFNNVATAADWLIRNRRAEKILIIDWDVHHGNGTQEIFYERGDVYFLSFHEWPLYPGTGREDETGAGAGRGCTRNVTIAPYTPEADYLERFFAVVPEVYEHFKPDFVLLSAGFDAHHQDPLAHLRLTESGFGRMTGLVLELAQTYAAGRVVSLLEGGYDRNGLAHSVAAHLEKMLAAAR
- a CDS encoding protein-L-isoaspartate(D-aspartate) O-methyltransferase; translation: MSSKGWQDQCASDDSFLPLRRRMVTQQLERRGIRDARVLEAMRSVPRHLFVPERYHALAYDDSPIAIGFGQTVSQPYIVAYMLEALKLIGIEKVLEIGTGSGYEAALLSHLCEEVYSVEIIPELAARAAKTLAELNYTNVHVRCTDGYKGWPEAAPFDRIILSAAPTHVPERLVEQLAPGGIMILPLGDLDQHLVHLTKTAAGNIERTQSLPVKFVPMTGLSAAMN
- the rpiB gene encoding ribose 5-phosphate isomerase B, whose protein sequence is MLVIIGSDHAGYQLKEQIKTLLRELGYHHEDVGTFSEAPVDYPDIAELVAQKVAARPERRGIIIDGAGIGSAIAANKVPGARAAACFDLYTTRNSREHNNTNVLCLGSRNLGIDIAKEIVKVWLATGFGGGRHLRRIEKITSLEQKYGRTA